The following proteins are co-located in the Mesorhizobium australicum WSM2073 genome:
- a CDS encoding bestrophin family protein, which produces MYVGRSYKVIDFALWSRRSVLYMVVVSGLAVAAYRFPGIAGFSVPWSVVLVLGTTVSLVAGFKNSQVFTRSSEALQAFTQITASSRVWSNFCRDFLDAPTARQLIYRHIAWMTALRYALRRPMPWESMGKAANIEYRRRYHIQEDKGSITDELRPLLGDQTADVLKSPRPAIALLELQSVQVNALFKDAKVPPQIHGELTKLIRDFHDQQARCDRIKNNPYPRQYAIVSSMFVMIFCTLLPFGVVPVFADMGKLGGMLGSIGIWLTIPFSTLLGWAYMSLDQVGESSANPFEGNANDVPISQICRDIEIEMRAGLGESDLPKPLLPVNDIAT; this is translated from the coding sequence ATGTATGTAGGCCGTTCCTACAAGGTGATCGATTTCGCACTGTGGTCACGGCGCAGCGTCCTCTACATGGTGGTGGTGAGTGGGCTGGCCGTGGCTGCCTACCGCTTTCCGGGCATTGCCGGGTTCTCCGTGCCATGGTCGGTGGTGCTGGTGCTCGGCACCACGGTGTCGCTGGTCGCCGGCTTCAAGAACTCGCAGGTGTTCACCCGCAGCAGTGAGGCGCTGCAGGCCTTCACGCAGATCACGGCCAGCAGCCGCGTATGGTCGAATTTCTGTCGGGATTTCCTCGATGCGCCGACGGCCAGGCAGCTCATCTACCGCCATATCGCCTGGATGACGGCGCTGCGATATGCGCTGCGGCGGCCGATGCCGTGGGAATCCATGGGGAAGGCCGCCAATATCGAATACCGACGGCGTTACCACATTCAGGAGGACAAGGGTTCGATCACCGACGAATTACGCCCGCTGCTGGGCGACCAGACCGCGGATGTCCTGAAATCGCCTCGTCCGGCGATAGCCCTGCTCGAATTGCAGTCCGTCCAGGTCAATGCACTGTTCAAGGACGCCAAGGTCCCGCCGCAGATCCATGGCGAACTGACGAAGCTGATCCGCGACTTCCACGACCAGCAGGCGCGCTGCGACCGCATCAAGAACAATCCCTATCCCCGGCAATACGCCATCGTCAGTTCCATGTTCGTCATGATCTTCTGCACGCTGCTGCCGTTCGGCGTGGTTCCGGTGTTCGCGGACATGGGCAAGCTGGGGGGCATGCTCGGCTCGATCGGCATCTGGCTGACGATCCCGTTCAGCACGCTGCTGGGCTGGGCCTACATGTCCCTCGACCAGGTCGGCGAGAGCAGCGCCAACCCTTTCGAGGGCAACGCCAACGACGTGCCGATCTCGCAAATCTGCCGCGACATCGAGATCGAGATGCGCGCCGGGCTCGGCGAGAGCGATCTTCCCAAGCCATTGCTGCCGGTCAATGACATCGCGACGTGA
- a CDS encoding DUF899 domain-containing protein: MTMTMNTPPIVSQQDWNAAHEKMLVKEKATMRARDALSAERRRMPWTEVDKAYVFEGPDGKVSLLDLFEGRRQLIVYRAFFEPGVYGWPDHACRGCSLGADQVGHLAHLNARDTTLAYASRAPQEDIARLKQRMGWEMPWYTITDNFDKDFGVDEWHGHNVFIHDGNRIFRTYFINNRGDEALGTVWSYLDITPLGRQEVWEDSPEGYPQTPLYSWWNWHDNYDAGADKKWAEVSAAGEAAFRDKGNQ, translated from the coding sequence ATGACCATGACCATGAACACCCCACCGATCGTCTCACAGCAGGATTGGAACGCCGCGCACGAAAAGATGCTGGTGAAGGAGAAGGCGACGATGCGCGCCAGGGACGCGCTGTCGGCCGAACGCCGGCGCATGCCATGGACGGAAGTGGACAAGGCCTATGTCTTCGAGGGCCCTGACGGCAAGGTGAGCCTGCTCGACCTGTTCGAAGGCCGCCGCCAGCTCATCGTCTACCGCGCCTTCTTCGAGCCCGGCGTCTATGGCTGGCCCGATCATGCCTGCCGCGGCTGCTCGCTCGGCGCCGACCAGGTCGGCCACCTCGCCCATCTCAACGCCCGCGACACCACCCTCGCCTACGCCTCTCGCGCCCCGCAGGAAGACATTGCGCGGCTGAAGCAGCGGATGGGTTGGGAGATGCCCTGGTATACGATCACCGATAACTTCGACAAGGACTTCGGCGTCGACGAATGGCACGGCCACAACGTGTTCATCCATGACGGGAACCGCATCTTCCGCACCTATTTCATCAACAACCGCGGCGACGAGGCTTTGGGCACCGTCTGGAGCTATCTCGACATCACGCCGCTCGGCCGCCAGGAGGTGTGGGAAGACTCGCCCGAAGGCTATCCGCAGACGCCACTCTACAGCTGGTGGAACTGGCACGACAATTACGATGCCGGGGCCGACAAGAAATGGGCCGAAGTGTCAGCTGCCGGCGAGGCCGCGTTCCGCGACAAGGGCAACCAGTAA